The following nucleotide sequence is from Bactrocera oleae isolate idBacOlea1 chromosome 2, idBacOlea1, whole genome shotgun sequence.
TCATATAGTGCATTTCGAGAAAAGGATAGTTCTTCtatgataaattaaaaattaaattagcaaatttcgaaaacttaatattatttagtatttattttatcatcctttaaaaataacattttttttattgctttgtcAGTTTCTTCAGATACCATCGGAAACAAATTGAATGGTCTGCTCAAAGATGCTGAGTCTCGTATACAGGACTTGAGTGGCACATCGGATGGTGGGCTTTGTCAACCCACATTTGCATCACGACCGTCCATATCCAGTATTATTATCGGTAAGTTTTCATCACACTTTTAAAGTCAATGTGCAACTATTGTTTGTTTTAAGTTGCATACCAGGCAAAATGGGTGAATTATGTGCAAAAGtgtatttaaatgtatgtacgTGTAATGCATTAGTAATTGGAAAATGGGACATGTGGAGAATagtaatacaattttatgatttttagaattttatttgtcatttataaaagtataatttatataagtaatCAATAGGCAATTTTAATgacatttattcatttttagtttttaattgtgATCAGTGGGATaatatcacatatttatatatgccacTGTGTTGCAACTTATTAAAACTTTACTGTAGCAAAAAGGgaatttagttttattgttcctatgtaaaaaaatatttattaaattaaggtgttttatttttttgataaaaaatgtagACGAAGCTCCATTTAAATCAACATTTATGGACGAAAATATAAAAGAGTTAGAAAACGGGACCTTACGCCAAAACTCTGCGCCAACCAACACAAATTGTACAAAAGATACTATCAATAATTGATTTCGCTTTCGTTTTGACATATTCATTGGAGCTCCATGAAGTATCTTACATACggtagattttaaattttttaatactatcTATTAAATTGTCCTTTTGTATTGTTGTAACCAATGGAAATATTACCAATAATTTAGAGAAATGCTAACCAACTTAAAGTCTTTGGCCGAATATAATACTGAGTCCATCCGGTTACCTAACACTTGAAACGTGGGAACAGTGCGTACGTGCTCAGAAATGCACACTACTACtaaattcgtttttaatttGAGAAATGCTTTTTCATATGTCAAACGGTAGGTACCGTCAGAGTATGGTATATTTGAGTCATAAAATTGTTTCCTAGCATATTCAGAAGCCCAATCTCTATTCGGTCCCTTTGAAGTCTACTCTTTAAGCAGTTAAATTCAATACAAGAGAGCTTGTGTCCTCGactcgccatttctctgctcgctgtCTTTGGACACTGCTCTCCTTTTAAAAGAATTATTTCGATGTGAGAAAGTATGAGCATAACTCTTGAAAGTGGTCAGGAGCTTtttattctaaatatatttaattacaccagtatttataccagttgtttgttcgattcgcatTCTGTCAGGCTCTTATTAATCAAAGAGAGCTTTTATTAGAAATCCTCGCAGatcttattttgaaaaataaaatttgtcacTCGGTACCAATGAGACATAATTTATTCTTTTATGCTGCCTGGCCTGCATTCGTCCATAAATGCCACTTAACTTGATAGATACACTGACTATTCTGCTATTCAATTATTTGTTATGCTGATCATGTCCAGCATAATTGAAATATGAGCGCACACACAACCGcataataagaataatatttacACGCAGTGTGGCGTTACCCGGAACCACTATGAAATGCAATCAACGGCGTCACTCGACGCTGGATACCGATGCGCTGGGGCGGACCAAATAAACAATCGAAATGCTAAAACTAGAATTGCAAATTTACGAGCACAACTAaccacacttttttatttgtatgtctgtgtacttgtatgtatggttATCCGCACGTCCCACTCCTCCGAATCGCCATTCAATTGTGCATTCATTTGTTCATTGAGTCATTGAATGATtcgttgatttatttatttgtacgcTTGCGACAGGCAACACTGGCTCCTCCGTGACTGGCTGCACAGGCAACGAAATCGAAAAGCAAATCGGTAATTGGGAGCGACGCGTGAAGGGTTTGCGACGCCTGTTGCTCGGCTGGGATCAGACGCGCCCACCGGATGCGCCCGCCTCGGTGGCGGTGGATGTGACGGGCGACAACGCAATAGCGCTGCAAATACTCGAGCCGTTCGAAGGTGCAATTGCCACGAAATTCAAAggtaaacaaagcaaaaaaaaaaagaagagacTAAAAAATGGCAGCACTCAACGGTAAACAAAATATGAATGCATACAGTTGAGTGAAGACGCTACTGCCTCACCATTGCGCCACTTGCCGTTGCACTGGTGTTACCTCTGTGTACGCATTGGTATTTGCTCGTCCAACCGAAACCATGTGCTGCAACTGATTTGTTTACTTtcgatattttcatttatatatttattttattttctacttaTGTATTTATCATTGTTTATTTGGCGCACCACAAATTGGACACCGCAAACCCGGTAAACTAAAACAATAAACTCTGCAATCCTCAAAATGCAAACTCACAATACCCACCAATCCCAACCAACATTTGGGTCTAACACCCACGCACAGTGCAATGGTCGACTCGTGCGGATTTCAGCAACATTGTGGGCGAACGCGAATTGGTCGACTGGATGAGTTTTCACGGCAATATGGGCACACAGTTTCAGATTGGCGGCTTGACGCAAGGACGCCGCTACTTCATACGCGCTGCTTGTGGCAATGTCAAAGGTTGGGGCGCGTATAAAACGTCCGTGCCTGCAAGCGTCGTGCCATCAAGTAAGCTCAAGCAGGAGGCTCTCTTGTGTTCCCACatttaattggtttttttttgtttcgttattgttttctttttcgaatAGGTTGGCGCGATTTCAATAATCGCGAAGATCGTTATGGGGGACGTCAGCGTGTTTTGGACAATCTTTTTACGGCAGTACGTTTAGCGCGGCCGGCGGATGTATCGGAGTTGACATTAGATGTCGGTGCGGCACAGCGACGCAATCCAAAAAAGAAGACGACGATAAAGCAATTATTTTCGGTGGCATCGAAATTTCAAAAGCACTTAAGACGGTAAGTATTACGGTCTTTTGTTGTCATTAAATATGATCGACTAAATCGAATGAATGTGAACTTATTTAGATAACTGATTGGGTGTTGTCAGATGCAAACAGCTTTGGTAGCTTTCAATCAAGCTTTGTGAAGCGAGTAAAACAAAATGCTCTAGTCTAACAGCTACGTACTCACTAGCATTTCAAGACAACATTCCCATAAAAATCTGCTCTCTAAGTTTATGAACTTATTGATAGAAATCGGATATAATCGATCAGTTCCACAAATTTCTGGTTGTACCTATGTATGCCATTACTTTGTTTAAATTATctgcttaaatttaaaaaaatagttttgatgGCTCTGACTGACATATTTTACGACTAGTAAATTATGGCGAAAGAATCAGTGAAGATCTTTGAAAACTAAGATATGTATATGATACacttaaaaatcattttattaaaacGAATCCAATATATCTTATAGAAACATCTAAAATCCAGCCTATCAAATATTACAGTATTGCTAGTAATCATTACTTTCTGAAACCCtaatgttgttgtcgttgtagtGGCAGAAAACAtccttaaataattttgaagaatgGACGGATAAAAATCCGTTTACGTTGACCTGACTGTCGTGGAAACAGAAGCAGTCTTAATAATTACTTGGTACTTTTATAATAACGATTGCTCATTATCTTTTTTTCCTTACCAGCGGCATCTACTTGGCGAGCATTGTTTATTGTGAGGACAAAGTGCTGGTGACTAGTGAAGACTTCTTGCCCGTTATCGAAATAGATGAGACATATCCGAGCAGCTTATATAGTGATTACCATTGGCTTATGAAAGTAAATACGGccgctttaaaaattaaaaaacaaataatcttATTTTCTAATGAACCCCTCAACCTAGGTTGCCTGCACCTGGGACGATGTGAAGTCTTTACGTACCGATATGGAGCGAAATTTAACATCCGCCGTACATTTTCGCACCAAACTTCTGTCCGCGGTTTGTCAAATGCAATCGACGTTGGGTCTCAATGACTTGGGACAGCTTTTTTACAAACCACTACGCGATTCCCATGGCACAGTTGTTTTGACCTGCATACAGTCTGTGAAGAGTCAGAAAACCGTCTCCATACTTAACTCGCGCTGGTTGCCGCTAAATAAACTACAAAAGAAGATTGTCGCACTGCTGGAGGACTATAACATCAGTGAGATGTTAATCTCGTCTATCAGCGAGCAAATACACTACCATCAAACGTCAACGCAACGTCTAAATCCAGGTCTATATTTGGGTTATCTCAAAATGCAATGCTCCATGGACCAGATACAGGTGGTGGTGCCCGTAAAGACACCTAATGTGCTGCCACACTACAAGGTACGCGACAACAGTCACATCACTGCCGATGAATGGCAAATACTGAAGCGTAAAAAGTCCACAAACTGCAACAGTCGTAGCAATAGTCCCTTGAATATGGCGCTGGAATTCAATGCAAGTAGTGAAGAGACCACCGAAGGCCAACGCTTATTCCTGTATGATCTCACCAATGCTGCGCATAAGTTATTcacttatatgaatataaagCCCGAAGATGCCAAGACGCATCGTCTGTATGACATCGAAGTTATTGAGCACAGCAAAGATATTAGTTTTTTAGTAATCTGTCCGGCCGTCGAGCTGGCTTGTGCCGTGCCTGGACAGTCAGAGTTGCTGTTACAACGCGACGATCTCGCCAGCCTAAGCATACAGGCCTTCGAGATGATACACCTACGCACTTACCAGCCTGGCATCATACAAAAATATGCACGCCTCTCTTGCATACTGGAATTGGATACAGCGTTAGCCACACATTCGCAACGCGAAGCCTTCTCCACAAGCGAACTGCAAACAGCCAAAGAACGCTTGGCAAAATTGCAAGAGCTATCAGCGAACTTGAATGCCGTGTGGAAGAGCGTGCGTTGGCTAATGGACGTAATTGCGTTTGCACGCGACAAAAACGCACAATCCTCAGAGGTCATGAAAGACATACTTGCCTATGGCAGTGATAGCGATAAGTGCAGGGAGGGACGTGCTGTGGAAAAGCAGCTGCTGCAACCGCCAACACGTGATGCCAAATACACAAAAAGTTCCGGACGTGGCAGCTGGCCAGGACCGGGTGCCAATTCACAGGGCTCCAGTAGTAACTGCTTGGCAGCCGAGCATTCCAAGTCCGAACAGAATTTGGGGCGTAGCGCTATAACGCCCACCTCCTGTGCAAACATTATACCGACGCAACAGTCAACTACGAAATCGCAGAGCAGTAGCGATTCACGTAAAACTGTCAGCTCCGCCGGTACGCAACAATTGCTACAAGTTAGTATGGGTGGCTACACAAGCTCTGACGTCTCTCTACGCAAAAATAGCGGTGATTCAATAACCTCATCGCAATACACAACGCGCAGCTACTATTCGGGTGCCGAATCGGCGCTGGGCAGTAACAACGAACTCGGACAGATCTTTGCAATACCACCCTCACGTTCCGATGACACACTAGGACTGGGCAGCTTGGATGgaacaaaacacacacattccgCAGGCACGCATCGCAAACGCACCAGTTCCAACATTACACAGCATGTAACGACGCCATCATCCTTGGCCACCGCAACACACTGTTCCAGCTCAGCGCCTTACTTGCCCACCGGCTCAAACCTCTCACTGAAAAACTCTTCAAGCTCTGACTATGACATTAAAACGTCCAAGATTAGCAGCCAATCAGCCATCGAGCATTGTATTGGTGG
It contains:
- the wake gene encoding uncharacterized protein wake isoform X2; protein product: MNRCYNNENKTFKNLPIGGCLRSPGALLRQKSFHTLNELSRFCQTTSCDVRASRATKKGQTQTSAHAGNDNILPHSLTLDRATWRKARVDKRQEAQEEEEEDSGGVGSSYYFIDNTPDNDDADNVNGGFVDADADNVVVLRRAASTHSKFSSNNNNNNSSSNNNNHNNNNRNRSDNPEEQYYSTIRAPAKQVAQQPYNNNNSTQLLVSVSGENSDDNGCDAANTFRWSEQWTQNVAVAKIRTAISCTSNDLREMEFLLPQTGVNNIAAAATKTTTTTAIASNAVKMATTMPISVTNTNNNNNSHHNNNNNGNSNKILRMTADKQHSNGPSSGLSVARQARNSVAAQPLATLTSKQPKINANESLELALKPPNLAIYRQSAFVRTKINGDSSISTNGFISNVGAGNCGNTPYRNKMSKKQLKLAQAQLDKLNQINLHQHALFSAVEHGHLDKARTILESTDVDVNSINSDGLSALDVAVLSNNRSMTKMLLQHGAIEGTQFSSDTIGNKLNGLLKDAESRIQDLSGTSDGGLCQPTFASRPSISSIIIGNTGSSVTGCTGNEIEKQIGNWERRVKGLRRLLLGWDQTRPPDAPASVAVDVTGDNAIALQILEPFEGAIATKFKVQWSTRADFSNIVGERELVDWMSFHGNMGTQFQIGGLTQGRRYFIRAACGNVKGWGAYKTSVPASVVPSSWRDFNNREDRYGGRQRVLDNLFTAVRLARPADVSELTLDVGAAQRRNPKKKTTIKQLFSVASKFQKHLRRGIYLASIVYCEDKVLVTSEDFLPVIEIDETYPSSLYSDYHWLMKVACTWDDVKSLRTDMERNLTSAVHFRTKLLSAVCQMQSTLGLNDLGQLFYKPLRDSHGTVVLTCIQSVKSQKTVSILNSRWLPLNKLQKKIVALLEDYNISEMLISSISEQIHYHQTSTQRLNPGLYLGYLKMQCSMDQIQVVVPVKTPNVLPHYKVRDNSHITADEWQILKRKKSTNCNSRSNSPLNMALEFNASSEETTEGQRLFLYDLTNAAHKLFTYMNIKPEDAKTHRLYDIEVIEHSKDISFLVICPAVELACAVPGQSELLLQRDDLASLSIQAFEMIHLRTYQPGIIQKYARLSCILELDTALATHSQREAFSTSELQTAKERLAKLQELSANLNAVWKSVRWLMDVIAFARDKNAQSSEVMKDILAYGSDSDKCREGRAVEKQLLQPPTRDAKYTKSSGRGSWPGPGANSQGSSSNCLAAEHSKSEQNLGRSAITPTSCANIIPTQQSTTKSQSSSDSRKTVSSAGTQQLLQVSMGGYTSSDVSLRKNSGDSITSSQYTTRSYYSGAESALGSNNELGQIFAIPPSRSDDTLGLGSLDGTKHTHSAGTHRKRTSSNITQHVTTPSSLATATHCSSSAPYLPTGSNLSLKNSSSSDYDIKTSKISSQSAIEHCIGGKVKAASSANLRDGALYLKTAHAAQPSGVKPINSEEASTAAASATTAKTASIKSLSRQSSEEDTASGSSHTSEQATNAAALSSAPSSGIIQVYTAYNTGLASGTSLKLHVTPKTTAREVINLVVKQLNMAAVLKGNNGPIYTADMLENFCLVAVIGARERCLRDDFKPLQLQNPWRKGRLYVRQKHELLAAIEHANRKSHLI